One region of Mycobacterium riyadhense genomic DNA includes:
- the pks2 gene encoding sulfolipid-1 biosynthesis phthioceranic/hydroxyphthioceranic acid synthase, translating to METRVTPIAVIGMGCRLPGGIDSPDLLWESLLRGDDLVTEIPPDRWDADSYYDPEPGVPGRSVSRWGGFLDDVAGFDPEFFGISDREAISIDPQHRLLLETSWEAIEHAGLDPASLAGSATAVFTGLTHEDYLVLTKGAGGLAGPYAVTGLNNSVASGRIAHTLGLHGPAMTFDTACSSGLMAVHLACRSLHDGESDLALAGGCAVLLEPDGSVAASAQGMLSPTGRCHTFDVAADGFVRSEGCAMVLLKRLPDALADGNRILAVIRGTASNQDGRSETITMPSEKAQVAVYRAALAAAGVDPETVGAVEAHGTGTPVGDPIEYRGLAQVYGTAGNRCAVGSFKSNMGHNESAAGAVGLIKTILSLRHGVVPPMLHFNRLPDELAEIETGLFVPQAVTEWSSTDERAPRRAAVSSFGMSGTNVHAILEEAPSEAVVPPPAEAPAQSVGPLVFALSSTSADGLRQTARRLAEWVQARDIPLPDLAYTLARRRAHRPVRTTVVAAGLPELTKGLQEVADGDLPYDAAVGQGDRGPVWVFSGQGSQWAAMGAELLETEPVFAATVAAVEPVIAGESGFSVTAAMTAPQTVTGIDKVQPTLFAMQVALAATMERSYGVRPGAVIGHSLGESAAAVVAGALSLEDGARVICRRSKLMTRISGAGAMASVELPAKQVNSELMARGIDDVAVSVVASPSSTVIGGTTEMVRDLVARWEQRDVMAREVAVDVASHSPQVDPILDELAAALADITPTAPKVPYYSATLFDPRERPVCDGRYWVDNLRNTVQFAAAVQAALEDGYRVFAELSPHPLLTHAVEQTARSLDMSVAAVAGMRREQPLPHGLRGLLTDLHSAGAAVDFSVLYPTGRLVDAPLPAWSHRRLFLEGDGQEQKAQGACTITVHPLLGSHVRLNEEPKRHIWQTDVGTSTLSWLGDHQVHNVAALPGAAYCEMALAAAETVFGDACEVGDIAFEQMLLLDEETPIDAVAAVDAPGVVSFVVESNQDGEITRHASAVLHATEDDSPPPGYDIAALLAAHPCSVNGSELRESFVERGVAHGPAFSGLATARTAETAGSTVLAEVALPASIRFQQGAYHVHPALLDACFQSVAAGVQANGGGLLLPLGVRRLRAYGPTRNTHYCYTRVIRADATGGEADIDLLDQHGAVLLTVRGLRMGTGTSESGERDRLLRERLLTLVWQQRPLPDTAHAEAGSWLLIDTSEATDMLATTLTDALKAQGPQGIECNILQLSRGAEPATNVERLRGQLRTRPADGVVILCGSGVGDPDEQTLLQGREQVRHLVRITRELAELEGELPRLFVVTRQAQLVRPEDELNLEHAGLRGLLRVIGSEHPLLRTTQVDVDERTQAEQVAQQLLGGSEEDETAWRNGEWYVARLSPSPLSHDERHTAIADHNRDSMRMQIRTPGDLQTLELVACDRIPPGPGQIEVAVTVSTINFADVLIAFGRFPVIDDRQPQLGMDFVGVVTGVGDGVTGHRVGDRVGGFSEAGCWRTYLTCDANLAVTLPPGLADDRAIAAATAHATAWYGLHDLAGIKAGDKVLIHSATGGVGQAAIAIARHAGAQIFATAGNPQKRELLRNMGIEHVYDSRSIEFAELIRRDTDGYGVDIVLNSLTGAAQRAGLELLAFGGRFVEIGKADVYGNTRLGLYPFRRGLTFYYVDLALMSIVQPDRVRELLTTVFQLTADGVLAAPECTHYPLADAANAIRAMSNAEHTGKLLLDMPRGGRSSVVMPPEQVPVFRGDGAYIITGGLGGLGLFFASKLAGAGCGRIVLTARSQPNPKARQAIERLRKAGADIVVECGNIAESDTAERLVSAATATGLPVRGVLHAAAVVEDATLTNITDELIDRDWAPKVYGSWNLHRATSEQPLDWFCLFSSGAALLGSPGQGAYAAANSWVDAFAHWRRAQDLPASAIAWGAWGEVGRATFLAEGGEIMISPDEGAYAFETLLRHDRTYTGYIPILGAPWLADLVRRSPWGEMFESTGQSTRGPSKFRAELLALPQDEWPARLRRLIVEQASVILRRTVDADRPFIEYGLDSLGMLEMRTHLETETGIRLSPKVIATHNTARALAQHLADTLAEEPAT from the coding sequence ATGGAAACACGTGTGACTCCTATTGCGGTCATCGGAATGGGATGTCGGCTTCCCGGGGGGATCGACTCGCCCGACTTGTTGTGGGAGTCGTTGCTGCGCGGCGACGATCTGGTGACCGAGATTCCACCGGACCGCTGGGACGCCGACAGCTACTACGACCCCGAGCCGGGGGTTCCCGGACGGTCGGTGTCGAGATGGGGCGGGTTTCTCGACGACGTCGCGGGCTTCGATCCCGAATTTTTCGGGATCAGTGACCGCGAAGCGATCTCGATCGATCCGCAGCACCGATTGCTGCTGGAGACCTCGTGGGAGGCGATCGAGCATGCCGGTCTGGATCCCGCGTCGTTGGCCGGGTCGGCCACGGCCGTGTTTACCGGGTTGACTCACGAGGACTACCTCGTGCTCACCAAGGGTGCGGGTGGTTTGGCGGGTCCGTACGCGGTCACCGGCCTGAACAACAGCGTGGCGTCCGGCCGGATCGCCCACACCCTGGGCCTGCACGGTCCGGCGATGACGTTCGACACCGCGTGTTCGTCAGGGCTGATGGCGGTGCACCTGGCCTGCCGCAGCCTGCACGACGGCGAGAGCGACCTCGCGTTGGCCGGCGGTTGTGCGGTGCTGTTGGAGCCCGACGGCAGTGTGGCGGCGTCCGCGCAGGGCATGCTTTCCCCGACCGGTCGCTGCCACACCTTTGACGTCGCGGCGGACGGGTTCGTGCGTTCCGAGGGCTGCGCGATGGTGTTGCTCAAGCGACTGCCGGATGCGCTGGCCGACGGTAACCGGATCCTCGCCGTGATTCGCGGCACCGCCAGCAATCAGGATGGTCGCTCGGAGACGATCACGATGCCGTCGGAGAAGGCGCAGGTCGCCGTCTACCGTGCGGCGCTGGCGGCGGCGGGCGTAGACCCCGAAACGGTCGGTGCGGTGGAGGCGCACGGCACCGGCACCCCCGTCGGTGACCCGATCGAGTACCGTGGCCTGGCGCAGGTATACGGCACCGCCGGCAACCGCTGCGCGGTCGGATCGTTCAAGAGCAATATGGGCCACAACGAATCCGCGGCGGGGGCAGTGGGGCTGATCAAGACGATCCTGTCGTTGCGGCACGGAGTGGTCCCACCGATGCTGCACTTCAACCGGCTGCCCGACGAACTCGCCGAGATCGAAACGGGACTTTTTGTGCCGCAAGCGGTTACCGAATGGTCGAGCACCGATGAGCGCGCACCGAGACGGGCCGCGGTGTCCTCGTTCGGAATGTCGGGGACCAACGTGCACGCCATCCTCGAGGAAGCGCCTTCGGAAGCTGTTGTACCGCCGCCCGCGGAAGCGCCCGCACAGTCCGTGGGCCCGTTGGTGTTCGCATTGTCGTCCACCTCCGCCGACGGACTGCGGCAGACCGCGCGCCGGCTCGCCGAGTGGGTGCAGGCCCGCGACATTCCGCTGCCCGACCTGGCCTACACGCTCGCGCGCCGGCGTGCGCACCGACCGGTGCGCACCACAGTGGTGGCCGCCGGCCTGCCGGAACTGACCAAGGGTTTGCAGGAGGTCGCCGACGGTGACCTCCCGTACGACGCCGCGGTGGGTCAGGGCGATCGGGGACCGGTGTGGGTGTTCTCCGGGCAGGGGTCGCAGTGGGCCGCGATGGGCGCTGAGCTGCTGGAAACCGAACCGGTGTTCGCCGCGACCGTCGCGGCGGTGGAGCCGGTGATCGCCGGAGAGTCTGGCTTCTCGGTGACCGCGGCGATGACGGCGCCACAGACCGTGACCGGGATCGACAAGGTGCAGCCGACCCTGTTCGCGATGCAGGTTGCACTGGCCGCAACCATGGAGCGGTCCTATGGCGTACGGCCGGGCGCGGTCATCGGGCACTCGCTCGGGGAATCGGCCGCGGCCGTTGTCGCGGGGGCGCTTTCGCTCGAAGACGGGGCGCGCGTCATCTGCCGTCGCTCAAAGTTGATGACCCGCATCTCCGGTGCCGGCGCCATGGCTTCGGTGGAATTGCCTGCCAAGCAAGTGAATTCGGAGCTCATGGCCCGCGGTATCGACGATGTCGCGGTCTCGGTGGTGGCCTCGCCGTCCTCGACGGTGATCGGTGGCACCACCGAGATGGTGCGCGATCTTGTCGCGCGGTGGGAGCAGCGTGACGTGATGGCGCGCGAGGTGGCCGTCGACGTGGCATCGCACTCGCCTCAAGTCGACCCAATCCTCGACGAGTTGGCCGCGGCGCTGGCCGACATAACGCCAACGGCACCCAAGGTGCCGTACTACTCGGCCACCCTGTTCGACCCGCGCGAGCGGCCAGTGTGCGACGGCCGCTACTGGGTGGACAATCTGCGCAACACCGTGCAATTCGCCGCGGCTGTGCAGGCGGCGCTGGAGGACGGCTACCGGGTCTTCGCCGAGCTGTCGCCACACCCCCTGCTTACCCACGCCGTCGAGCAGACCGCCCGCAGCCTCGACATGTCGGTGGCCGCCGTGGCCGGCATGCGGCGTGAGCAGCCGCTGCCGCACGGGCTGCGCGGCTTACTGACGGATCTGCACAGCGCGGGTGCCGCCGTGGACTTTTCGGTCCTCTATCCCACGGGCCGGCTGGTGGACGCGCCGCTGCCGGCGTGGAGCCACCGTCGGCTGTTCCTCGAAGGAGACGGTCAAGAACAGAAGGCGCAGGGCGCCTGCACCATCACCGTGCATCCGCTGCTGGGTTCCCATGTGCGGCTCAACGAGGAACCGAAGCGCCACATTTGGCAGACCGACGTCGGAACCTCGACATTGTCCTGGCTCGGTGATCATCAGGTGCACAACGTCGCTGCCCTACCCGGGGCCGCCTACTGTGAGATGGCGCTGGCCGCCGCCGAGACGGTCTTCGGCGATGCCTGCGAGGTCGGCGACATCGCCTTCGAGCAGATGCTGTTGCTCGACGAAGAAACCCCGATCGACGCCGTCGCGGCGGTCGATGCGCCGGGTGTTGTGAGCTTCGTGGTGGAGTCGAACCAGGACGGGGAAATCACCCGGCATGCCTCCGCGGTGCTGCATGCGACGGAGGATGATTCGCCGCCACCCGGCTACGACATCGCCGCCCTGCTGGCGGCGCATCCTTGCTCTGTGAACGGGTCCGAGTTGCGGGAATCGTTCGTTGAGCGCGGTGTTGCGCACGGCCCTGCGTTCAGCGGTTTGGCCACCGCGCGCACCGCGGAGACTGCGGGCAGCACCGTGCTGGCCGAGGTTGCGCTGCCCGCTTCGATCCGCTTCCAGCAGGGCGCCTACCACGTGCACCCGGCGCTGCTGGACGCCTGTTTCCAGTCGGTCGCCGCGGGTGTGCAAGCCAACGGGGGCGGCCTGTTGTTGCCATTGGGCGTTCGCCGGCTGCGCGCCTACGGACCTACCCGCAATACCCATTACTGCTATACGCGGGTGATCAGAGCTGACGCGACGGGCGGCGAGGCCGACATCGACCTGCTGGACCAGCACGGGGCGGTGCTGCTGACCGTGCGTGGGCTGCGCATGGGCACCGGAACGTCGGAAAGCGGCGAGCGTGATCGGTTGCTGCGAGAGCGGCTGCTGACGCTGGTCTGGCAGCAGCGACCGCTGCCCGACACCGCGCACGCCGAGGCCGGATCATGGTTGCTGATCGACACCTCCGAGGCCACGGACATGTTGGCGACCACGCTGACGGATGCGTTGAAAGCCCAAGGCCCCCAAGGCATCGAATGCAACATCCTGCAGTTGTCGAGGGGTGCCGAGCCCGCGACCAACGTGGAACGGTTGCGCGGTCAATTGCGTACCCGCCCCGCTGACGGAGTGGTGATCCTCTGTGGGTCAGGTGTCGGCGATCCGGATGAGCAGACTTTGCTTCAGGGCCGTGAGCAGGTGCGGCATCTGGTTCGGATCACCCGCGAGCTGGCCGAGCTGGAGGGCGAACTTCCGCGGCTGTTCGTCGTGACCAGGCAAGCCCAGCTAGTCCGGCCGGAAGACGAGCTCAACTTGGAGCACGCCGGGCTGCGCGGCCTGCTGCGGGTGATCGGCAGTGAGCATCCGCTGTTGCGCACCACCCAGGTCGACGTGGACGAGCGCACGCAGGCCGAACAGGTGGCCCAGCAACTGCTGGGCGGATCAGAGGAGGACGAGACCGCCTGGCGCAACGGCGAGTGGTACGTGGCCCGCTTGAGCCCCAGCCCGCTGAGCCACGACGAGCGGCACACCGCCATCGCCGACCACAACCGCGACAGCATGCGGATGCAGATCCGCACCCCGGGCGACCTGCAAACCCTGGAACTCGTTGCGTGTGACCGCATTCCGCCCGGACCGGGGCAGATCGAGGTCGCGGTCACCGTGTCCACGATCAATTTCGCCGATGTTCTCATCGCGTTCGGCCGGTTCCCCGTCATCGACGACCGCCAACCGCAGTTAGGTATGGACTTCGTGGGTGTGGTGACCGGGGTCGGGGACGGCGTCACCGGCCATCGGGTCGGCGACCGGGTTGGCGGATTTTCCGAAGCCGGCTGCTGGCGGACCTACCTCACCTGTGACGCCAACCTTGCCGTCACGCTGCCGCCCGGCCTGGCCGATGACCGGGCGATCGCGGCCGCCACCGCGCACGCCACCGCGTGGTACGGCCTGCACGACCTGGCCGGCATCAAGGCCGGCGACAAGGTGCTGATTCACTCCGCAACCGGCGGTGTCGGGCAGGCGGCCATCGCGATTGCGCGCCACGCCGGAGCGCAGATATTCGCGACGGCGGGCAACCCGCAGAAGCGGGAACTGTTGCGCAACATGGGCATTGAGCACGTATACGACTCGCGCAGTATCGAGTTCGCCGAGCTGATCCGGCGCGACACCGACGGGTACGGCGTGGACATCGTGCTGAACTCGTTGACCGGTGCCGCCCAACGCGCCGGACTGGAGCTGCTGGCCTTCGGTGGACGGTTCGTCGAGATCGGCAAGGCCGACGTGTATGGCAATACCCGGCTGGGGCTGTATCCGTTCCGCCGCGGCCTCACGTTCTACTACGTCGATCTGGCGCTGATGTCCATCGTGCAGCCCGACCGGGTCCGCGAGTTGCTCACCACGGTATTCCAGCTCACCGCTGACGGTGTCCTGGCTGCACCTGAGTGCACCCACTACCCGCTGGCCGACGCGGCCAATGCGATCCGGGCCATGAGCAACGCCGAGCACACCGGCAAGCTGCTGCTCGACATGCCGCGCGGCGGGCGCAGCAGTGTCGTGATGCCGCCGGAGCAGGTTCCGGTGTTCCGCGGCGACGGCGCCTACATCATCACCGGTGGCTTGGGCGGGCTGGGCCTGTTCTTCGCCTCGAAGCTGGCAGGGGCGGGCTGTGGCCGGATCGTGCTGACCGCCCGCTCGCAGCCGAATCCGAAGGCGCGGCAGGCCATTGAGCGCCTCCGCAAGGCCGGCGCGGACATCGTGGTGGAGTGCGGCAACATCGCCGAATCCGACACCGCGGAGCGTCTGGTGAGCGCGGCAACGGCCACCGGGCTTCCGGTGCGGGGCGTGCTGCACGCGGCGGCGGTGGTTGAGGACGCCACGCTGACCAACATCACCGACGAGCTGATCGACCGGGACTGGGCGCCAAAGGTTTACGGATCTTGGAACCTGCACCGCGCTACCAGCGAACAGCCGTTGGACTGGTTCTGCTTGTTCTCCTCGGGTGCAGCCCTGCTGGGCTCGCCGGGTCAGGGCGCCTACGCCGCGGCCAACAGCTGGGTCGACGCCTTCGCCCACTGGCGTCGCGCGCAGGACCTGCCGGCCAGTGCGATCGCGTGGGGTGCGTGGGGAGAGGTCGGCCGCGCCACGTTCTTGGCCGAGGGCGGCGAGATCATGATCAGCCCCGACGAAGGTGCGTACGCCTTCGAGACGTTGCTGCGCCATGACCGCACGTATACCGGTTACATTCCGATCCTGGGAGCGCCCTGGCTCGCCGATCTCGTCCGGCGCAGCCCGTGGGGCGAGATGTTCGAATCCACCGGGCAGAGCACAAGGGGCCCAAGCAAGTTCCGTGCCGAGCTGCTCGCGCTGCCGCAGGACGAATGGCCCGCCCGGCTGCGGCGGCTGATCGTCGAGCAGGCCAGCGTGATCTTGCGTCGCACGGTCGACGCCGACCGCCCCTTCATCGAGTATGGGCTGGACTCGCTGGGCATGCTCGAGATGCGTACCCACCTCGAAACCGAAACCGGGATACGGCTAAGCCCCAAGGTCATTGCCACGCACAACACCGCGCGCGCGTTGGCTCAGCACCTGGCCGACACGCTGGCCGAGGAGCCCGCTACGTAG
- a CDS encoding MMPL family transporter produces MGTDEAEPRSRLAKLVVVAAWIAVAVIANVILSLTHTKAGDAGSTLLPQDAKTAAAASRIEQAFPGTGTNAIAYLIVDGRDTLGSADKRYYDTVVSALRADSAHVGSVLDWWSDPLTAPLGTGPDGRSGIAMVWLKGEAGSAQARQSLEAARLAISKLPPSAGLRARITAPATTSDMPLRMTAWQGAAIVTAATLLAILLMLRARLSKSSVGVMLLTAGLALTVAWPLTAVLRGNTVFSVSLAAVLTLGTVTASTMLVARREPDRTAKRAYRDALPALALPGGCVAVLTGPLLLARTPALHSVGFAAVGVVVALVASLTLLPALIGFAGPSAPQGDGRAMTPSRSMPGFLNPAVAVGVVLVICALPVIGMRWNSLDGSAKAGGGQFVPGRSLPDVLVIKSDHDLRDPAGLIAIDAVSRRLMEIPGVRKVESAAWPAGVPWTEASLTSAAGRLGDQLDRQAVTFVPQVNAIKSLASAVDQVNAAVKELETSMTAGLSGLTEMQQVINRVVAGTHNIKDTTVQVSGYLDPVRDWAGGIADCPADVLCSAARKIVDPLDRVVADVAVLSDGADRIAAISARTAGALTATPHAVAQMQSALEQLRSFVPTLERTVEQTIPQVVQLSTFLKNLSNDFADTGEGGFYLSRKALADPSYQNVRATMFSSDGAATRLFVYSAGDKPDLNAAARAQQLETVAANATKYGSLVDSQITLNGAAHLAATVRSAVTHDAALLAITLLAVLALVAMWRGAVIGFATGLGVLASYLAALGISVAVWQHLLGHALHPSVAPVSFAILAACGIPYLLAAAVSVRSALAPLMALGAVFGGGLVLVSSGSFSALGQIGSVIVLGLGTLTVVRRCIPAAVFGDRTPPHAPFLN; encoded by the coding sequence GTGGGTACTGACGAGGCCGAACCCCGATCACGGCTCGCCAAACTCGTCGTCGTCGCCGCCTGGATTGCGGTGGCGGTGATTGCGAATGTGATTCTCTCGCTCACGCATACCAAAGCCGGCGATGCCGGCTCGACGCTGCTGCCGCAAGACGCCAAGACGGCCGCCGCCGCCAGCCGGATAGAGCAGGCTTTCCCGGGCACCGGCACCAACGCCATCGCCTACCTGATAGTTGACGGCCGGGACACGCTCGGGTCGGCGGACAAGCGCTACTACGACACCGTCGTCAGCGCCTTGCGCGCCGACAGCGCCCACGTGGGATCGGTCCTCGACTGGTGGTCAGATCCGCTCACCGCCCCGCTGGGAACTGGCCCCGACGGCCGGTCCGGCATCGCGATGGTGTGGCTGAAGGGCGAGGCGGGCAGCGCCCAAGCGCGGCAGTCGCTCGAGGCCGCCCGGTTGGCGATAAGCAAGCTCCCGCCGAGTGCGGGGCTTCGCGCCCGCATCACCGCCCCGGCTACCACCAGCGACATGCCCCTGCGTATGACCGCGTGGCAGGGCGCGGCGATCGTGACCGCCGCGACGTTGCTCGCCATCCTGCTCATGCTGCGGGCACGGCTGTCCAAGTCTTCGGTGGGCGTCATGCTGCTGACCGCCGGGCTGGCGCTGACGGTGGCGTGGCCGCTGACCGCGGTGTTGCGCGGAAACACGGTGTTCTCGGTGAGCCTGGCAGCCGTCCTGACGCTCGGCACCGTCACCGCATCCACCATGCTGGTTGCGCGCCGCGAACCTGACCGAACGGCCAAGCGCGCATACCGCGACGCCCTGCCGGCGTTAGCCCTGCCCGGGGGGTGCGTCGCCGTGCTCACCGGACCACTACTGCTTGCCCGAACCCCGGCGCTGCACAGCGTGGGCTTCGCCGCGGTGGGAGTTGTTGTGGCACTTGTGGCTTCGTTGACGCTATTGCCCGCGCTGATCGGGTTCGCCGGGCCGTCGGCCCCGCAAGGCGACGGCCGCGCCATGACACCGTCGCGATCCATGCCCGGCTTCCTTAACCCGGCAGTCGCTGTCGGCGTGGTATTAGTCATCTGCGCGCTGCCCGTTATCGGGATGCGGTGGAATTCCCTCGACGGCTCGGCCAAGGCAGGCGGCGGCCAGTTCGTTCCGGGGAGATCGCTGCCCGATGTGCTGGTAATCAAGTCCGACCATGACCTTCGCGACCCGGCGGGCCTCATCGCCATCGACGCGGTGAGCCGTCGGCTGATGGAAATTCCCGGCGTCCGCAAGGTGGAATCGGCTGCGTGGCCGGCCGGCGTGCCGTGGACCGAGGCCTCGCTGACCTCGGCCGCGGGACGGCTGGGCGATCAGCTGGATCGCCAGGCAGTGACGTTTGTGCCTCAGGTGAATGCGATCAAGTCACTGGCTTCCGCGGTCGATCAGGTGAACGCCGCGGTCAAGGAGCTGGAAACCAGCATGACCGCCGGCCTGTCCGGGCTGACCGAAATGCAGCAAGTCATCAACCGCGTGGTCGCCGGCACGCACAACATCAAGGACACCACCGTGCAGGTGTCGGGATACCTGGACCCGGTGCGTGACTGGGCGGGCGGCATCGCGGACTGTCCGGCGGACGTGCTGTGTTCGGCAGCGCGCAAGATCGTCGATCCCCTGGACAGGGTGGTCGCCGACGTGGCGGTGCTCTCCGATGGGGCAGACCGCATTGCCGCGATATCGGCCAGGACCGCGGGCGCCTTGACCGCCACGCCGCACGCGGTGGCGCAAATGCAGTCGGCGCTAGAGCAGCTGCGCAGCTTCGTGCCCACCCTGGAACGGACCGTCGAGCAGACCATCCCGCAAGTCGTACAGTTGTCGACGTTCCTGAAGAACCTCAGCAACGATTTCGCCGACACCGGCGAGGGCGGGTTCTACCTCTCCAGAAAGGCGCTGGCGGATCCGTCGTACCAGAACGTGCGCGCGACGATGTTCTCGTCGGACGGCGCGGCGACCCGGCTGTTCGTCTATTCCGCCGGGGACAAACCGGACCTGAATGCCGCGGCGCGTGCGCAGCAGCTCGAAACCGTCGCAGCCAACGCGACCAAGTACGGAAGCCTCGTCGACAGCCAGATCACCCTGAACGGGGCCGCGCACTTGGCCGCGACCGTCCGCAGCGCCGTCACCCACGATGCGGCGCTGCTGGCCATCACGCTGCTCGCGGTGCTGGCCCTGGTCGCCATGTGGCGCGGCGCCGTCATCGGCTTTGCGACCGGTCTCGGGGTGTTGGCCTCTTACCTTGCCGCGCTAGGGATCTCGGTTGCGGTGTGGCAGCATCTGCTGGGCCACGCCCTGCACCCCTCGGTGGCTCCGGTGTCATTCGCCATCCTCGCGGCGTGCGGCATTCCGTATCTTCTGGCCGCAGCGGTGTCGGTTCGGAGTGCCCTAGCGCCGCTCATGGCGCTCGGCGCCGTATTCGGCGGCGGGCTGGTGCTTGTGTCGAGCGGTTCCTTCAGCGCCCTCGGTCAAATCGGCAGCGTCATCGTTCTCGGGTTAGGGACGCTGACCGTGGTGCGCAGGTGCATCCCGGCAGCGGTGTTCGGGGATCGAACTCCCCCCCACGCTCCTTTCTTGAACTGA
- the fadD28 gene encoding fatty-acid--AMP ligase FAAL28/FadD28: MSVRSIPAVLRDWARLQPNDTAITFVDYEQDWDGAALRLTWSQLYRRTLNVARELSGCGSQGDRAVILAPQGLDYIVAFLGALQAGFIAVPLSVPQGGATDERVDSVLRDASPVAVLTTSSVVGDVAQRVTAQSGNSVSSIIEVDSLDLDSPNGSGGGDGNYPPIAYLQYTSGSTRTPAGVMMSHQNLRANFEQLMSGFFAESDGIPPPDVTLVSWLPFFHDMGLVLGVCAPILGGYPAVLTSPISFLQRSARWMHMLANNSQPFTAAPNFAFELAAKKVSDADMAGFDLGGVNTILSGSERVQPAAIKRFADRFARFNLRDNVIRPSYGLAEATVYVANSRPGHPPKFLDFETEQLADGQAKRCATGAGTPLVSYLVPQSPILRIVDPDTSIERPEGMVGEIWVHGDNVAAGYWQRPEESERTFGAKIVTPSDGTPEGPWLRTGDSGFVADGELFIIGRIKDLLIVYGRNHSPDDIEATIHEITRGRCAAISVPGDRSTEKLVAIIEFKKRADSDDEAADRMGAIKREVTSALSSSHGLRVADLVLVPPGSIPITTSGKVRRGACVEQYRQDQFARLDV; the protein is encoded by the coding sequence ATGAGTGTGCGTTCCATTCCCGCTGTGCTGCGCGATTGGGCCCGTCTGCAGCCCAACGACACAGCGATCACATTTGTCGATTACGAGCAGGACTGGGATGGTGCTGCGCTGCGGCTGACATGGTCGCAGCTGTATCGGCGCACGCTCAACGTCGCACGGGAGCTAAGTGGTTGCGGTTCCCAGGGTGATCGCGCGGTGATCTTGGCTCCGCAGGGACTCGACTACATCGTCGCCTTTCTGGGCGCGTTGCAGGCCGGTTTTATCGCCGTCCCGCTTTCGGTGCCGCAGGGTGGTGCTACCGACGAACGGGTGGATTCGGTGCTGCGCGATGCGTCGCCCGTTGCCGTTCTCACCACATCTTCTGTCGTAGGCGATGTCGCCCAGCGTGTTACGGCGCAGTCGGGGAATTCTGTTTCCTCGATCATCGAGGTTGATTCGCTAGACCTGGACTCCCCCAATGGATCTGGTGGCGGCGATGGAAATTACCCGCCCATCGCGTACTTGCAATACACGTCCGGATCCACCCGTACGCCCGCCGGCGTGATGATGTCGCATCAGAACTTGCGGGCCAATTTCGAACAGCTGATGTCGGGCTTCTTTGCGGAGTCCGACGGGATCCCCCCGCCGGATGTGACGCTCGTATCGTGGCTGCCGTTCTTCCACGACATGGGTTTGGTTCTGGGAGTTTGCGCACCGATTTTGGGCGGGTATCCCGCCGTGCTCACCAGCCCGATATCTTTCCTTCAGCGTTCGGCCCGGTGGATGCATATGTTGGCCAACAATTCTCAACCCTTCACGGCGGCACCGAACTTCGCCTTTGAGCTGGCGGCCAAGAAAGTATCGGACGCCGACATGGCCGGATTTGATCTGGGCGGTGTAAACACCATCCTTAGCGGTAGCGAGCGGGTACAGCCCGCAGCGATCAAGCGTTTCGCCGACCGCTTTGCGCGCTTCAATCTGCGCGACAACGTGATCCGGCCCTCGTATGGGCTCGCGGAGGCAACGGTGTACGTGGCGAACAGTAGGCCGGGCCACCCACCAAAATTCCTAGACTTCGAAACGGAGCAATTGGCCGACGGCCAAGCGAAGCGGTGCGCAACCGGTGCCGGTACACCGTTGGTCAGCTACCTGGTGCCGCAATCGCCGATCCTGCGCATCGTCGATCCCGACACCTCGATCGAGCGTCCCGAGGGAATGGTCGGAGAAATCTGGGTGCACGGCGACAACGTCGCCGCCGGCTATTGGCAGCGCCCCGAAGAAAGTGAGCGCACGTTCGGCGCGAAGATTGTCACCCCTTCCGACGGCACACCAGAAGGTCCGTGGCTGCGAACGGGAGACTCAGGTTTCGTCGCCGACGGCGAGTTGTTCATCATCGGCCGGATCAAGGATCTGCTGATCGTGTATGGGCGCAACCACTCTCCCGACGACATCGAAGCCACGATCCATGAGATCACCCGGGGCCGCTGCGCGGCGATATCGGTTCCCGGCGATCGCAGCACCGAAAAGCTGGTCGCCATCATCGAATTCAAGAAGCGCGCGGATTCCGACGACGAGGCGGCCGACCGGATGGGCGCCATCAAACGCGAAGTCACCTCGGCGTTATCCAGTTCGCACGGTCTGCGCGTCGCGGATCTGGTTCTGGTGCCGCCGGGCTCGATTCCCATCACCACCAGCGGCAAGGTCAGGCGGGGGGCGTGTGTCGAGCAGTATCGGCAGGATCAGTTCGCCCGCTTGGACGTGTAA